A genomic segment from uncultured Marinifilum sp. encodes:
- a CDS encoding S9 family peptidase has translation MKKLSLILIALLCLNIVKAQKSFTLEDITNKGTFRARSVYGLRSMNSGESYTVLKQGIRIEKYSYASGKIEETIFDLAEMESDKIKRIDTYQFSSDERKILIATNRQNIYRHSYSAEFFVYNRDLKTLEALSTGRQQLADFSPSGDQICFFRDNNLFIKDLQKNKEVQITFDGKYNHIINGAPDWVYEEEFSFSQAFKWSPDGKQIAFMRFDESKVKQFNMTVFKGTKPEKTENALYPENYTFKYPKAGEDNSIVSVHVYDLYSAVTRTMNVGEETDQYIPRIKWTQDTKQLSIVRMNRHQNHYELLLANTDTGKTKLLYEEKNKAWIDINDDLSFLKDGKHFIFTSEKSGFNHIYLYDMDGNPVRQITNGDWEVTKFLGYSEARKLFYYQAAAVSPLQREIYSVDIKGKKTNLLSADKGSNSASFSKGFKYYINYFSSKQQPTLVTLHNAKGKLIRVLEENKDLQKRMQEYQLPTREFFTFSTSEGVELNAWMMKPIGFDAKKEYPALLTFYGGPGSQEVLDWYRFDWSEYLAQEGFVVVCVDNRGTGGRGEKFKKCTYMQIQNLEAIDLIETGKYMAKQPFIAADKIGVYGWSFGGQMSSLCMFRGADVFAAGIAVAPVTTYRYYDSIYSERYLRTPQENPEGYDKYAPIYFADQLKGKFLLVHGTSDDNVHMQNTLELAEELVQHNKKFQMHLYTNRNHGIYGGQTRLHLFTKMVDFLKANL, from the coding sequence ATGAAAAAACTATCATTAATCCTCATTGCTCTCTTATGCCTAAATATAGTAAAGGCGCAAAAAAGTTTTACTTTAGAAGATATCACAAATAAGGGCACTTTTCGGGCTCGTTCGGTTTATGGATTGCGTTCGATGAACAGCGGTGAATCTTATACAGTATTAAAACAAGGAATCCGAATTGAGAAATATTCTTATGCTTCAGGTAAAATCGAAGAAACAATTTTTGATTTGGCTGAAATGGAATCCGATAAGATCAAAAGAATAGATACCTATCAATTTTCCTCCGACGAGCGTAAAATTCTAATTGCTACCAACCGACAAAATATTTACCGTCATTCCTATTCTGCAGAATTTTTCGTGTACAATCGCGATTTAAAAACATTGGAGGCACTTTCAACAGGCAGACAACAATTGGCAGATTTCTCTCCTTCTGGCGATCAAATTTGTTTTTTTAGGGATAACAATCTTTTCATAAAAGATCTGCAAAAGAATAAAGAGGTGCAGATTACTTTCGATGGAAAATACAATCATATTATAAATGGTGCGCCAGATTGGGTTTACGAGGAAGAGTTTTCGTTTAGTCAAGCTTTTAAATGGTCGCCAGATGGCAAACAAATTGCTTTTATGCGTTTCGATGAAAGTAAGGTAAAGCAGTTCAACATGACTGTTTTTAAGGGAACAAAGCCTGAAAAAACAGAGAATGCCTTGTATCCGGAAAATTATACCTTCAAATATCCGAAAGCTGGGGAGGATAATTCAATTGTAAGCGTTCATGTATACGATTTATATTCGGCAGTAACTCGAACAATGAATGTGGGAGAGGAAACCGATCAGTACATTCCAAGAATAAAATGGACACAAGATACCAAGCAATTGAGTATTGTTCGCATGAATCGACATCAAAATCATTATGAACTATTGTTGGCAAATACCGATACGGGCAAAACAAAATTATTGTACGAAGAAAAGAATAAGGCGTGGATTGATATCAACGACGATTTAAGCTTTTTAAAAGATGGAAAGCACTTTATTTTCACAAGTGAAAAATCAGGATTCAATCACATCTATTTGTACGATATGGATGGAAATCCTGTTAGACAAATTACCAATGGCGATTGGGAAGTAACGAAATTTTTGGGTTATAGCGAGGCTCGTAAACTGTTTTATTATCAGGCGGCAGCCGTAAGTCCATTGCAACGAGAAATTTATTCTGTGGATATAAAAGGAAAGAAAACCAATCTGCTTAGCGCTGATAAGGGAAGCAATTCTGCTAGTTTTAGTAAAGGATTCAAATATTACATCAACTATTTTTCGAGCAAACAACAGCCAACTTTAGTGACCTTGCACAATGCAAAAGGCAAGCTGATTCGAGTATTAGAAGAGAATAAAGACTTGCAAAAAAGAATGCAGGAATATCAATTGCCAACGCGTGAATTCTTTACTTTTTCAACTAGTGAAGGAGTTGAATTAAATGCTTGGATGATGAAGCCAATTGGTTTTGATGCCAAAAAAGAATATCCCGCTTTGCTTACATTTTATGGTGGCCCTGGTTCGCAGGAAGTTTTAGATTGGTACCGTTTCGATTGGTCGGAATATTTGGCTCAGGAAGGATTTGTGGTAGTTTGTGTAGACAATCGAGGAACTGGCGGAAGAGGCGAAAAATTCAAGAAATGTACTTACATGCAGATCCAGAATTTAGAGGCCATCGATTTAATCGAAACCGGAAAGTACATGGCAAAACAGCCATTTATTGCTGCCGATAAAATTGGTGTTTACGGATGGAGTTTTGGTGGACAAATGTCATCACTTTGCATGTTTCGAGGAGCTGATGTTTTTGCCGCAGGAATTGCTGTAGCACCTGTTACGACTTACCGTTACTACGATAGCATATACTCGGAAAGATACCTTCGCACACCTCAGGAAAATCCTGAAGGATACGACAAGTATGCACCTATTTATTTTGCCGATCAGTTAAAAGGAAAATTTCTTTTGGTACACGGAACATCGGATGACAATGTGCACATGCAAAATACTTTAGAATTGGCCGAAGAATTGGTTCAGCACAATAAAAAATTCCAAATGCATCTGTACACCAACCGAAATCATGGCATTTATGGCGGTCAAACACGCTTGCATTTATTTACCAAGATGGTGGATTTTTTGAAGGCGAATTTGTAG
- a CDS encoding flavodoxin, translating into MKKIGLFYSFNTNKTAKNAEKIKKAFGSSVELVSVNVEEIDEDTFLTYDNMVLGVPTWFDGELPNYWDEFMPAIEDLKLKGKTVALFGLGDQVGYPENFVDAIGILAKALEERGAKIIGLASTEGYTFERSAAIRDNKFLGLPLDIENQAALTDDRIKVWVEQLKTEFK; encoded by the coding sequence ATGAAAAAAATAGGTTTATTCTATAGTTTCAATACAAATAAAACAGCAAAAAATGCTGAAAAAATAAAAAAGGCTTTTGGTTCATCAGTCGAGTTAGTTAGTGTAAATGTTGAGGAAATCGACGAAGATACATTTCTAACATACGATAATATGGTTTTAGGTGTTCCTACTTGGTTCGACGGAGAATTACCTAATTATTGGGATGAATTCATGCCTGCAATTGAAGATCTAAAATTAAAAGGGAAAACAGTTGCCTTATTTGGTTTAGGCGATCAAGTTGGATATCCTGAGAATTTTGTAGATGCAATTGGTATTTTGGCAAAAGCGCTGGAAGAACGCGGAGCAAAAATCATTGGTCTGGCTTCAACCGAAGGATATACTTTTGAAAGATCTGCAGCTATACGAGATAATAAATTTTTAGGTTTGCCTCTTGATATTGAAAATCAGGCGGCCTTAACCGATGATAGAATTAAAGTTTGGGTTGAACAATTGAAAACTGAATTTAAATAA
- a CDS encoding thiamine pyrophosphate-dependent enzyme translates to METLTIKSVDKTNKTKKMTESKIFSIKKTSKELLSKWFHMMTLGRALDEKAPNYLKQAMGWSYHAPYAGHDGIQLAIGQVFDRSTDHLFPYYRDMLTSISAGLTAEEIIFNGISKDTDVAGGGRHMSNHFAKPEWNIHNVSSCTGNHTLHAVGLGRAVKKYNHKGVVFSSQGESSVSEGYVYEAINGATNEQLPVVFVFQDNGYGISVPKKDQTANRKVADNFRGMKYLKIIHCNGKDVFDSMNAMTEAKKIALETSTPVIVQANCVRMGSHSNSDKHELYRDNAELNYVTEYDPLAKFRRLLVRYKRFTEEELVAIEAEVKVEVKKAHKAGLAAPHPTPESIHEFVIPEPYVSEKYPEGLHNFDGNNKKLIEGLNETLKAEFRHNPDTFIWGQDIANKDKGGIFNVSKGMQQEFGKERVFNAPIAEDFIMGTANGMSRFNDKIRIVVEGAEFADYFWPAMEQFVETTHEYWRTKGQYSPNITVRLASGGYIGGGLYHSQNIEGALSTFPGVRIVYPSYADDAAGLLRTSIRSKGMTVFMEPKALYNDPKASAAVPEDFEVPFGKARVRREGADLTIVTYGNTTHMCVEVADKLAEDTGKQVEVIDLRTLVPMDTDTIVKSVGKTNKVMIVHEDKVFSGFGAEISATITELAFKKLDAPVKRIGSEFTPVGFNRILEKAVLPNNDKIYAAAKELIEY, encoded by the coding sequence ATGGAAACACTTACAATAAAATCCGTAGACAAAACAAACAAAACAAAAAAGATGACTGAAAGTAAAATATTTAGCATTAAAAAGACGTCAAAGGAATTACTGTCGAAGTGGTTTCACATGATGACTTTGGGAAGAGCATTAGATGAAAAGGCTCCTAATTATCTAAAACAAGCAATGGGCTGGTCGTATCATGCTCCTTATGCAGGTCATGATGGTATTCAGCTTGCAATTGGACAGGTTTTCGATCGATCAACAGATCATTTATTCCCATATTACAGAGATATGCTTACTTCTATTTCGGCAGGATTAACTGCCGAGGAAATCATATTTAATGGAATATCAAAAGATACTGATGTTGCAGGTGGTGGACGACACATGTCGAATCATTTTGCAAAACCAGAATGGAATATTCACAATGTATCTTCTTGTACGGGTAACCATACGCTTCATGCAGTTGGCTTAGGACGTGCAGTAAAAAAATACAATCATAAAGGTGTGGTGTTTAGTTCTCAGGGAGAATCTTCGGTATCTGAAGGATATGTATACGAGGCTATTAATGGAGCTACAAATGAGCAGCTTCCAGTAGTATTCGTATTCCAGGATAATGGATATGGAATTTCAGTTCCTAAGAAAGATCAGACAGCGAATAGAAAAGTTGCTGATAATTTCCGTGGAATGAAATACCTAAAAATCATTCACTGTAATGGAAAAGATGTTTTTGATTCGATGAATGCAATGACAGAAGCAAAGAAAATTGCTTTGGAAACTTCCACACCAGTAATCGTTCAGGCAAACTGTGTTAGAATGGGATCTCACTCGAATTCAGATAAGCATGAATTGTATCGTGATAACGCCGAATTAAACTACGTAACCGAATATGATCCATTGGCAAAGTTTCGCAGACTATTGGTTCGTTACAAGCGTTTTACCGAGGAGGAATTAGTAGCCATAGAGGCAGAAGTTAAGGTGGAAGTTAAAAAGGCTCATAAGGCTGGTTTAGCAGCTCCTCATCCAACTCCTGAATCAATTCACGAATTTGTTATTCCAGAGCCTTATGTTTCTGAAAAATACCCAGAAGGATTACACAATTTTGATGGTAACAATAAGAAATTAATTGAAGGATTAAATGAGACATTAAAAGCAGAGTTCCGTCACAATCCAGATACTTTTATTTGGGGACAGGACATTGCTAATAAAGATAAAGGTGGAATTTTCAATGTTTCCAAAGGAATGCAACAAGAATTTGGTAAAGAGAGAGTATTTAATGCACCAATTGCCGAAGACTTTATCATGGGAACAGCAAACGGAATGAGCCGTTTCAACGATAAAATTAGAATTGTTGTGGAAGGTGCAGAGTTTGCCGATTACTTTTGGCCAGCAATGGAGCAGTTTGTAGAAACTACTCACGAATATTGGAGAACCAAAGGTCAATATTCTCCAAATATTACCGTTCGTTTAGCTTCTGGTGGATATATTGGAGGTGGTCTATATCACTCACAAAATATCGAAGGTGCCTTGTCAACTTTCCCAGGCGTACGCATTGTTTATCCGTCCTATGCAGACGATGCAGCAGGTTTGTTACGTACCAGTATCCGATCAAAAGGTATGACCGTATTTATGGAGCCGAAGGCTTTGTATAACGATCCGAAAGCTTCGGCGGCAGTACCAGAAGATTTCGAAGTTCCTTTTGGAAAAGCAAGGGTACGTAGAGAAGGTGCAGACTTAACTATTGTAACTTATGGGAACACAACTCACATGTGTGTAGAAGTTGCTGATAAGTTGGCCGAAGATACAGGTAAGCAAGTTGAAGTAATTGATCTTCGCACACTGGTACCGATGGATACAGATACAATTGTAAAATCTGTTGGTAAGACCAATAAAGTAATGATTGTGCATGAAGATAAAGTATTTTCAGGCTTTGGTGCTGAAATTTCAGCTACGATTACAGAGTTGGCTTTTAAAAAGTTAGATGCACCAGTAAAACGAATAGGTTCTGAATTTACACCTGTTGGTTTTAATCGTATTTTAGAAAAAGCGGTGCTTCCCAATAACGATAAAATTTACGCAGCAGCTAAAGAGTTAATCGAGTATTAA
- a CDS encoding dihydrolipoamide acetyltransferase family protein — protein MSSFEIIMPKLGESVQEATITKMLVKLNDQVEEDDMLFEIATDKVDSEIPCPVDGKVIEIRFNEGDVVPVGEVVALIALGDVDDIEEPAAETTSAPVTESPIEESVGSVSTSDIQSSSGRFYSPLVKSIAASENISVQELESISGNGIDGRVQKQDVLNFLAQRNGSAVSAPKKEVAASPVSTPAPTSAPTPVAEKPKVSMSIGAQDQIVEMDRMRRIIADHMVMSKQTSPHVTAMVEADVTDMVNWRNKVKDEFLKKEGTKITFMPIIIEAVSKALREFPGINASVDGYNVILRKNINVGVAVALPSGNLIVPVIKNSDQKNLVGLATDMNRLANDARNNKLNPDDISGGTFTISNFGSFKNVMGTPIINQPQVAILAVGTIEKKPAVVETPVGDAIVVRQKMFLSLSYDHRVVDGALGGAFLRKIADYLEEFDTNRAI, from the coding sequence ATGTCTAGCTTTGAAATCATAATGCCTAAATTAGGCGAAAGTGTACAAGAGGCTACTATCACGAAAATGCTCGTGAAGTTGAATGATCAAGTAGAAGAAGATGATATGCTTTTTGAGATTGCTACTGATAAAGTGGATTCTGAAATCCCTTGTCCGGTAGATGGAAAAGTAATTGAAATTCGATTTAATGAAGGTGATGTTGTTCCTGTTGGAGAGGTTGTTGCATTAATCGCTTTGGGCGATGTTGATGATATTGAAGAACCAGCTGCAGAAACTACAAGTGCACCCGTTACCGAAAGTCCAATTGAAGAATCTGTTGGAAGTGTAAGTACTTCTGATATTCAATCAAGTTCGGGCCGTTTTTATTCTCCTTTAGTAAAAAGTATTGCTGCCAGCGAAAATATTTCTGTTCAGGAATTAGAATCAATTAGTGGAAACGGAATTGATGGAAGAGTGCAAAAACAAGATGTTCTTAATTTTTTGGCACAGAGAAATGGCTCAGCTGTTTCTGCTCCTAAAAAAGAAGTAGCAGCAAGTCCTGTATCAACACCAGCGCCAACTTCTGCACCAACACCTGTTGCCGAAAAACCAAAAGTATCAATGTCAATTGGCGCACAAGATCAGATTGTAGAGATGGATCGCATGCGAAGAATAATTGCTGATCACATGGTAATGTCGAAACAGACTTCTCCACATGTAACTGCTATGGTCGAAGCTGATGTTACTGATATGGTAAACTGGAGAAATAAAGTAAAGGATGAATTCCTGAAAAAAGAGGGGACAAAAATTACTTTCATGCCAATTATTATCGAAGCAGTTTCGAAAGCACTTCGTGAATTTCCAGGTATCAACGCATCGGTTGATGGATATAATGTTATTCTCAGAAAAAATATAAATGTTGGAGTTGCGGTTGCGCTTCCAAGCGGAAACTTGATTGTTCCGGTAATTAAAAATTCCGATCAGAAAAACCTAGTTGGTTTGGCTACTGATATGAATCGTTTGGCAAATGATGCTAGAAACAATAAATTAAATCCTGATGATATTTCTGGAGGCACGTTTACCATTTCTAATTTTGGATCTTTCAAAAATGTTATGGGTACGCCAATTATTAATCAACCACAGGTTGCAATATTGGCGGTCGGAACCATTGAAAAGAAACCTGCAGTAGTTGAAACTCCAGTGGGTGATGCAATCGTTGTTCGTCAGAAAATGTTCCTTTCTCTTTCATACGACCATAGAGTTGTTGATGGAGCTTTAGGTGGAGCTTTTTTAAGAAAAATTGCAGATTATTTGGAAGAATTTGATACTAACAGAGCGATTTAA
- the hypD gene encoding trans-4-hydroxy-L-proline dehydratase, with protein MNNRIKQLRDQSINAINSISPERALLMTEFYKSDEAQMVSTPVKRALSFKYLFANKKICINDNELIVGERGPEPKACPTFPEICIHSLDDLQILNDREKVSFQVDEETRKVYEDTIIPYWKGKTNRDKLIGNMTPEWLDAYGAGVFTEFQEQRAPGHTVLGKKMFQKGFLDVKKEIQTAIDQLDFFEDPQAYEKQEELKAMAITCDGIILFANRHADELERLAGNEKDTKRKLELEQMATVCRRVPANAPETFHEALQHYWFIHLGVITELNPWDSFNPGRLDQHLQPFYEKEVLTDQLSKEDLYELLQAFWVKFNNHPAPPKMGVTAKESNTYTDFCLINMGGLKEDGSDAVNDMSYVLLDVIEEMRLLQPSSMIQVSKKNPDRFIKRTLKILKTGFGQPSIFNTDAVIQEMLRQGKSIEDARNGGCSGCVETGAFGTENYSLSGYFNLAKILELTMNNGFDPRTKKQIGLKTGNIENFTSYEEIFAAWQKQVKHFADIKIRGNNVIERLYANYLPVPFLSVLVEDCISKGQDYNAGGARYNTSYVQGVGLGSLTDMLSAIKYQVFDQKNVSLPELKYAIDQNFEEYDELRSNLLYNTPKYGNDDDYADNEAIAIFESFYSTINGRPSAKGGVFRINMLPTTCHVYFGNVMGASADGRLAEKPLSEGISPFQGADTQGPTAVVKSASKIDHLRTGGTLLNQKFSPSFMDNEAGITQVMNLVRSYFRMDGHHIQFNVVSVDTLKAAQKNPENYKDLIVRVAGYSDYFNDLGEDLQNEIIQRNEHKDF; from the coding sequence ATGAACAATAGAATAAAACAATTACGCGATCAAAGCATAAATGCCATTAACAGCATTTCGCCAGAAAGAGCATTGTTAATGACAGAATTTTATAAATCAGATGAAGCACAAATGGTATCAACGCCAGTGAAAAGAGCTTTGTCTTTTAAATACCTATTTGCTAACAAGAAAATTTGCATAAATGACAATGAATTGATTGTTGGAGAACGTGGTCCGGAACCAAAAGCTTGTCCTACTTTTCCTGAAATTTGCATTCATTCTTTGGATGATTTGCAGATTTTAAACGATCGGGAAAAAGTTTCTTTTCAAGTGGATGAGGAAACACGAAAGGTTTATGAAGACACGATTATTCCCTATTGGAAAGGGAAAACCAATAGAGATAAGTTAATTGGGAACATGACACCAGAGTGGTTGGATGCTTATGGAGCTGGTGTTTTTACTGAATTTCAAGAGCAACGTGCACCTGGGCATACTGTTTTAGGGAAAAAAATGTTCCAAAAGGGATTTCTGGATGTAAAAAAGGAAATTCAAACAGCCATTGATCAATTGGATTTTTTCGAAGATCCTCAAGCATACGAAAAGCAAGAAGAGCTTAAAGCAATGGCAATTACTTGCGATGGAATTATTCTGTTTGCGAATCGTCATGCCGATGAGTTAGAGCGATTGGCGGGTAACGAAAAAGATACCAAGCGAAAATTGGAATTGGAGCAGATGGCAACGGTTTGTCGTCGAGTTCCAGCAAATGCACCAGAAACTTTTCACGAAGCATTGCAGCATTATTGGTTCATCCATTTGGGTGTAATCACTGAATTAAATCCATGGGATTCTTTTAACCCAGGACGATTGGATCAGCATTTGCAGCCTTTTTACGAAAAGGAAGTGCTAACAGATCAATTGTCAAAAGAAGATCTATACGAATTGCTTCAGGCCTTTTGGGTGAAGTTTAACAATCATCCGGCACCACCAAAAATGGGTGTTACTGCAAAAGAAAGTAATACGTATACCGATTTCTGTCTGATTAACATGGGTGGGCTAAAAGAAGATGGTTCAGATGCTGTGAATGACATGTCTTATGTGCTTTTGGATGTGATTGAAGAAATGAGATTGTTGCAACCAAGTTCGATGATTCAGGTAAGCAAGAAGAATCCAGATCGTTTTATTAAGCGCACGCTTAAAATTTTAAAAACTGGTTTTGGGCAACCATCCATCTTTAACACCGATGCGGTAATTCAGGAAATGCTACGCCAAGGAAAAAGCATTGAAGATGCTCGAAATGGAGGTTGCAGTGGCTGTGTTGAAACAGGAGCGTTTGGGACAGAGAACTATTCGCTAAGTGGCTATTTTAATTTGGCCAAAATTTTGGAATTGACCATGAACAATGGTTTCGATCCTCGCACCAAAAAGCAGATTGGATTGAAGACGGGTAATATTGAAAACTTTACATCTTACGAGGAGATTTTTGCTGCATGGCAAAAACAAGTAAAGCATTTTGCCGATATTAAGATTCGAGGGAACAATGTAATAGAACGCTTGTATGCCAATTATTTGCCAGTGCCATTTTTGTCGGTTTTGGTTGAGGATTGCATCTCGAAAGGACAAGATTACAATGCAGGAGGAGCACGTTACAATACGAGCTATGTTCAGGGAGTTGGCTTGGGAAGTTTAACAGATATGTTGTCGGCAATTAAATACCAGGTTTTCGATCAGAAAAATGTTAGCTTACCCGAATTGAAATATGCTATCGATCAGAATTTTGAGGAGTACGATGAGTTGAGAAGCAATTTGCTTTACAATACGCCAAAGTATGGCAATGACGATGATTATGCCGATAATGAAGCAATCGCAATTTTTGAAAGCTTCTACTCAACAATTAACGGGCGACCTTCAGCAAAAGGTGGAGTTTTTAGAATTAACATGCTGCCAACAACTTGTCATGTTTACTTTGGCAATGTAATGGGTGCATCGGCCGATGGTCGTTTGGCAGAAAAACCATTGTCAGAGGGAATATCGCCATTTCAGGGAGCTGATACGCAAGGTCCAACCGCTGTTGTGAAATCCGCATCTAAAATTGATCACTTGAGAACAGGAGGAACACTTCTCAATCAAAAATTCAGTCCATCTTTTATGGATAATGAAGCAGGAATTACTCAGGTAATGAATTTGGTTCGTTCCTATTTCCGTATGGACGGACATCATATTCAGTTCAATGTGGTAAGTGTTGATACGCTTAAGGCAGCACAAAAGAATCCTGAGAATTATAAAGATTTAATTGTTCGTGTAGCTGGTTACAGCGATTATTTTAATGATTTAGGAGAAGATCTGCAAAACGAAATTATCCAAAGAAACGAACACAAAGATTTTTAA
- a CDS encoding transposase → MISKDKDDKLIRIYFLVCEKFEELQFYCERFSNNSKPEFTDQEIMTIYLYCMHYEEHIKVKQIHRFASDWLRSWFPKLVGYKAFNNRLNKLSGAFARLVEILLSDYQPEDCCLDQSLLDSMPIITCSGKRSGKVATEITDKGFCSTKGIYYYGMKLHLLGFRRIGKLPHPEQILFTPASVNDVNVFKEAWSGIENRTFFGDKIYFINELNQNMLKHQNSQTLAPIKGVKGMPDIIKQRIKAADDLFSTAVSRIRQPVEAIFNWLIEKTDIQKASKVRSTKGLMIHTFGRLAAAFIALAL, encoded by the coding sequence ATGATTTCCAAGGATAAAGACGACAAGTTAATAAGAATTTACTTTTTGGTTTGCGAAAAGTTTGAAGAACTTCAATTTTATTGTGAAAGATTCAGTAATAACAGTAAACCTGAATTTACCGATCAAGAAATTATGACCATTTATTTATACTGTATGCACTATGAAGAGCATATAAAAGTAAAACAAATTCACCGTTTTGCTTCTGACTGGTTGAGATCATGGTTTCCAAAGTTAGTAGGCTATAAAGCCTTTAATAACAGACTTAATAAACTAAGTGGAGCTTTTGCCCGGTTAGTTGAAATACTTTTGTCAGACTATCAGCCGGAAGATTGTTGTCTGGATCAAAGTTTATTGGACTCAATGCCAATTATTACCTGTTCAGGCAAACGTTCTGGAAAAGTTGCAACAGAAATAACAGATAAAGGATTCTGCTCGACAAAAGGTATTTATTATTATGGTATGAAACTGCATTTATTGGGTTTCAGACGTATTGGTAAATTGCCACATCCTGAGCAAATACTATTTACTCCTGCTTCTGTTAATGATGTTAATGTTTTTAAAGAAGCATGGTCAGGTATTGAGAACAGAACATTTTTTGGCGATAAAATATACTTTATTAATGAGCTTAACCAGAATATGTTGAAACATCAAAACTCTCAGACTCTTGCTCCAATCAAAGGGGTAAAAGGAATGCCAGATATAATAAAACAGAGAATTAAAGCTGCTGATGATTTATTCTCAACGGCAGTATCCAGAATTAGGCAACCTGTTGAGGCAATATTCAATTGGTTAATTGAAAAAACAGATATTCAAAAAGCTAGTAAAGTCAGATCTACAAAAGGATTAATGATACATACTTTTGGCAGGTTAGCTGCTGCTTTCATTGCATTAGCACTTTAG
- a CDS encoding glycyl-radical enzyme activating protein, translated as MDGIVFDIKRYAVHDGPGIRTTIFLKGCPLRCLWCHNPESFSPLIEEFYQHRKLGDKLIQDKVQIGKQYSVIDLIKEIEKDQLFFDESGGGVTFSGGEPLLQLDFLEAMLKECKQKDIHTVVDTSGFAPLENLQRISKNVDLFLFDLKQMDDQEHKNLTGISNQQILENLSYLIKQKKDLIIRYPMIPGFNDSKEHVVRMIKYLTDLTYQSEIHILPYHRIGKDKYSRFKKENRMPDIPSLKEEDTFWAKELFEKAGFKVEIGG; from the coding sequence ATGGATGGTATCGTATTTGATATCAAGCGATATGCAGTGCATGATGGTCCGGGAATTCGTACAACAATTTTTTTAAAAGGGTGTCCTCTAAGATGTTTGTGGTGCCATAATCCAGAAAGTTTTTCTCCTCTAATTGAGGAATTTTATCAGCATAGGAAACTTGGAGATAAGCTAATTCAAGATAAAGTTCAGATCGGAAAACAATATTCTGTTATTGATTTAATCAAAGAAATTGAAAAAGATCAATTGTTTTTTGATGAGTCGGGTGGAGGCGTCACTTTTTCTGGTGGAGAGCCACTTTTACAGCTTGATTTTTTAGAAGCTATGTTAAAAGAATGCAAGCAAAAAGATATTCATACGGTTGTAGATACTTCGGGTTTTGCACCATTGGAAAATTTACAGCGGATTAGTAAAAATGTTGATCTCTTTTTATTCGATCTAAAGCAGATGGATGATCAAGAGCACAAGAACTTAACTGGAATATCAAACCAACAGATTTTAGAAAATCTAAGCTATTTAATTAAGCAAAAAAAAGATTTAATTATTCGTTATCCGATGATTCCTGGCTTTAATGATTCCAAGGAACATGTTGTAAGAATGATAAAGTACTTAACTGACTTGACTTACCAATCAGAAATCCATATTTTGCCTTATCACAGAATAGGGAAAGATAAATATTCACGTTTTAAAAAGGAGAATCGAATGCCCGATATTCCTTCGCTTAAAGAAGAGGATACGTTTTGGGCAAAAGAACTTTTTGAAAAGGCTGGGTTCAAGGTAGAAATTGGAGGATAG